CAAAGGAAAACAGGATCTCCTTTCTCAGTTCCAGGTTAAGCCAACCGGACCCCGTATCCCGCGTAAAATATCCGGCAAGGATGATAAGGTTCACCCCTGATGCGAGGGAGGTGGCCAAGGCAAGTCCGGCATACCCCATGGGACCCATGAGCAGAAGGTTTAAAATGATATTGACGACAAGAGCGACACCTGCCGCAAAAAATGGGATCCGGGTGTTTTCAAGAGCGAAAAAGCCTCGCCCGAGGATCTTGATGCTGATGAATAGCGGAAGACCGATAGAATAATACAAAAGGGCCTGGGAGGCTCCCGCCACATCACCGGCACTAAATGCACCCCGGCCGAACAGGGTGGCAATGATCGGTTCTCTCAGGGCTATGAGTCCAAAGGCTGCCGGGACACCAATAAAGGCCGTCAACCCCAGTGAAAAGGATACGGTCCCTCTAAAGTCTTCCATACGGCCTTCGGCCACCTGGGTCGACAGGGTGGGAAGTGCGGCAGTAGCCAGGGCTATCCCGAAAACCCCCAGAGGGAACTGCATCATTCGGTTGCCGTACCAGAGGTAGGTGATACTTCCGGTAGCAAGAAAAGAGGCAAGCAAAGTATCCACGAGAACGTTGACCTGGTAAACGGCTACACCCAGAACGGCGGGGCCCATGATGAGGGCCATTCTCCTTACTTCGGGAGACAGTTCTGGGATCCTCAGCACCGGCATCACTCCCCTGCTTTTCAGTGGGGGCAGCATTACCATAAACTGCAGCACACCACCGACAACAACCCCCCAGGCAAGAGCTGTGATCGGTACAGTCAGGTTCGGGGCGACTAAAAGGGCCGCTGAAATGATCGCCACGTTCAGAAGCGCGGGAGCAGCGGCTGGTGCGAGGAAATGCCGGTGACTGTTGAGTATCCCCATCCCCAAAGCCGCCGCGCAGATAAATACCATGTACGGAAGCATCCATCGGGTAAGAAGGACTGTCAGGTTGAAAACCTCCGAACCCGGGGAAAAACCAAGGGCAACAACCCTTACCAGATAGGGGGCGAATACTACACCCAGACCGGTAAGGATCGTCAGAAAAATGACAAGCAGGGAAAAAAGGTTGCTGGCAAACTGCCCTGCTCTTAATTTTCCTTCCTTTTCCAGGATATCCGTGTAAACAGGAACGAAGGAAGAGGCGAGGGCTCCTTCGCCAAACAGCTGTCTCATCAGATTGGGGATTCTGAAAGCTACAAAAAAGGCATCAGCAGCGGGGGTTGCCCCGAAAATGGCGGCCATGACAGCATCCCTGGCCAGGCCGAGAACCCTGCTCACCACAGTGGCCCCGCCAACAACGCCGGCATCCTTGATCATCCTACCTCTGTCAGTTGTCCCGTTGCCTTGACGCATTCAGACCTTTCGGTTATCGTGGTGATTAATTGAGAATATATTTATTTGACAAAAATACCCTTTTCTGGGTAATAGCAGGGTTCTGCGGTATCAAGCATGATATTGAACCAGGAGGTTATAATTGGCAACACACAAATCCGCTATAAAAAGAAATCGACAGAACGAAAAAAAACAGCTCATCAATCAGATGAGGCGGACCAGGGTTAAATCCCTGACCAAGGATGTCCTTGCTGCAGTAGAAGCCGGAGACAGGGAAACAGCCCAGGAAGCTCTTGGAAAAGCCGTTCCGGTCATACACAGAGCAGCCTCGCGAGGTACATTACACAGGAATACTGCTTCCCGGAAGGTTTCAAGGCTGACCAAAAGGGTTAATACTATCCCTTCCGCCCCTTCAGAAGAGTAGTTCCAGAACCAGCCGATCCAGCAGGACTCCAGAGGGTATCTGTCCGCTTTTGAGATTTCGATCGCAATGAGCCAGAGCCTCCAGAGCCCGGACAAGATTTTTTTCAGTAGCCCGCCCTATCTGGCGGGCGAACTTTTCCTGCATACCAGAGTACTTCTTTCCCATTTTGGCAGCGGCCTGGGTTGGTGAGAGTCCGGACTGTTCCAGCTCCTTCCCCCTCAACAGCTGCCTGTAGTGCCAGGCCATCATGTGAACCAGGTATTCAGGCGGGCTATCGTTCATCAGCAATGTTTTCAGGGATGACATTGCCTTGGAGCCGTTATGGTCTCCCAAGGCATCCAGGAGGCTGAAAACGATCTCCACTCCCCCCGGAACGCTTACGGAAAGATCATCCTTTGTAATCTCATCCCCGTCCCCCGAACTCAGCACCACCTTGTCGATCTCCGTGGCGATGATCCCCAGATCTTCCCCTACGATCTGTATCAGTATTTCGCTGAGTCGAGGATCGATAAATTTCCCTGACTTCCTGAACCGGTCACTCACCCATTTTATCAGTGCTTTGCCGTAGGGCCGCCTGAGCTCAGAAACCTCAGAGTAAGAGGAAAGTG
Above is a genomic segment from bacterium containing:
- the holA gene encoding DNA polymerase III subunit delta — translated: MISPEPFLLVEAERDLKDRLIPKGEQDLNFMMYYGWDAKLADVLEFLQTLPFLGKRRLLVIREIQKLEGWKHLVDYLKDPNPASLLLMTSSELKRSSAPFKTLSSYSEVSELRRPYGKALIKWVSDRFRKSGKFIDPRLSEILIQIVGEDLGIIATEIDKVVLSSGDGDEITKDDLSVSVPGGVEIVFSLLDALGDHNGSKAMSSLKTLLMNDSPPEYLVHMMAWHYRQLLRGKELEQSGLSPTQAAAKMGKKYSGMQEKFARQIGRATEKNLVRALEALAHCDRNLKSGQIPSGVLLDRLVLELLF
- the rpsT gene encoding 30S ribosomal protein S20, with translation MATHKSAIKRNRQNEKKQLINQMRRTRVKSLTKDVLAAVEAGDRETAQEALGKAVPVIHRAASRGTLHRNTASRKVSRLTKRVNTIPSAPSEE
- the murJ gene encoding murein biosynthesis integral membrane protein MurJ encodes the protein MIKDAGVVGGATVVSRVLGLARDAVMAAIFGATPAADAFFVAFRIPNLMRQLFGEGALASSFVPVYTDILEKEGKLRAGQFASNLFSLLVIFLTILTGLGVVFAPYLVRVVALGFSPGSEVFNLTVLLTRWMLPYMVFICAAALGMGILNSHRHFLAPAAAPALLNVAIISAALLVAPNLTVPITALAWGVVVGGVLQFMVMLPPLKSRGVMPVLRIPELSPEVRRMALIMGPAVLGVAVYQVNVLVDTLLASFLATGSITYLWYGNRMMQFPLGVFGIALATAALPTLSTQVAEGRMEDFRGTVSFSLGLTAFIGVPAAFGLIALREPIIATLFGRGAFSAGDVAGASQALLYYSIGLPLFISIKILGRGFFALENTRIPFFAAGVALVVNIILNLLLMGPMGYAGLALATSLASGVNLIILAGYFTRDTGSGWLNLELRKEILFSFAAATLMLLATGFLAGTINWMERTTLDRVKYLVGCMGLGIGVYSVTAWMFGCKGMKTLINRVFK